In the Clostridium gelidum genome, TTATAGCAGATATTGTTAAGTTGTTATTTTAGTAATACATTGTTAATGATTACGAAATTGGAGGTTATTTATGTTTATATTAAATATTAATGGTAAAGATCAAGTATCCGAAGGGGACAAATATTTATTATCATTTTTAAGAGATGATTTAAGAATTACTTCTGTGAAAGATGGCTGCAGCGAAGGGGCTTGTGGAGCTTGTACTGTTTTAGTAGATGGAAAGAAGGTAAAAGCCTGTATCCAGAAGGTATCAAAGTTTGTAGGAAAAAAGATTTTAACTGTTGAAGGCTTAAGCTCTAGAGAAAAGGAAGTTTATGAACATTGCTTTGCAGAAGCCGGTGCAGTTCAGTGTGGTTTCTGTATTCCAGGAATGGTGATTTCTGCAAAATCATTGTTAGATGTTAATCTTAATCCCACTAGAACAGATGTAAAAAAAGCAATCAATGGTAACCTTTGTCGTTGTACAGGCTATAAGAAAATTGAAGAAGCTATTTTAATGGCAGCAGAATACTTTAGGGATAATATTAAAATTCCATCTGGTCCAACAAAACTTAAAATGGCACAGAAATTTAAACGTGTTGATGCAGCTGAAAAAATTAATGGGACAGGTATTTTTGTAGATGATATTCAAATACCTGGAATGTTATATGTAAAAGCAGTTCGTTCAAAATATCCAAGAGCTATTGTAAACAAAATTGATATAAGTAAAGCTGAAACTCATCCAGACTGTGCAAGAATATTAATTGCAAAGGATGTTCCAAACAATGTTATTGGACATATAAAGCAAGACTGGGATGTAATGATTGCTGAAGGTGATACAACTAGATATGTAGGAGATGCATTGGCATTAGTAGCAACTTATCATAAAGATAAACTAGATGAAGTATGTCAATTGGTTGAAGTTAACTATACTGAATTGGAACCGATTACTTGTCCAACAGATGCTTTAAAGGCAGATGCACCTTTAATTCATGCTGATGGAAATATCATGAGTCGTGATATTCTTCGACGTGGTAATGCTAATGAAGCAATTAAAAATTCTAAATATGTGGTAACAAGAAAATATAAGACACCATTTCAGGAACATGGATTTATGGAACCAGAATGTGCAATTGCTATGCCTGAAGGAGAAGATGGTATTTTGTTATATTCGGGTTCACAATCTGTGTATGATGAGCAGCGTGAAATCTCAAATATGCTTAAGATTCCAATAGAAAAAGTCCATTGTCAGTCTAAGCTTGTTGGAGGCGGCTTTGGCGGTAAGGAAGATATGAGCGTTCAACATCATGCAGCATTAATGGCATGGTATACGAAAAAACCATGCAAAGTAAAATTTTCAAGACAGGAAAGTCTTGACTATCATACTAAAAGACATCCAATGGAAATGGAATTTACAACAGCGTGTGATGAAAATGGTTATTTGACAGCTATGAAAGGTATTATTATCGCTGATACAGGTGCATATGCATCTCTTGGTGGACCAGTGCTTCAAAGAGCATGTACTCATGCACCAGGACCATATAATTATCAAAACATTGATATTTTGGGAATGTCAGTTTATACCAACAATGTTGTAGCTGGTGCATTTAGAGGCTTTGGTGTAATACAAAGTTGCTTTGCTATTGAAAATAATATCAACTTACTTGCTGAAATGGTTGGAATTTCACCATGGGAAATCCGTTATCGTAATGCAATTCGTCCTGGTGAGGTATTACCAAATGGTCAGATAGCAGACGAAAGCGTTGCTATGGCAGAATGTTTGGAAGCTGTTAAAGAAGTATATGAATCAAGTCCATATGCAGGTATTGCTATTTCATTTAAAAATAGCGGAACTGGTGTAGGAAATAAGGACATTGGGCGTTGTATTTTATCAATTGAGGATGGAAAAGTTCATATTCGAACTTCTGCAGCATGCATGGGACAAGGAATAGCAACAATGTGTACTACTGTGTTATGTGAGACAACTGGTTTAGATCCTGCTCTTATTATACACGAAAGACCAGATACTGTTCGTACGCCTAATTCAGGAACTAGTACAGCTTCTAGACAAACAGTAGTAACTGGTGAATCTGTAAGACGAGCATCTGAAAAATTGAAAATAGAACTAGATAAAGGCTTAAAGTTAGATGATTTGGAAGGCAAAGAATTTTATGGAGAGTATTCTGCAAAGACAGATCCTATGGGATCTAAAAAAGAAAACCCAATCAGTCATGTAAGCTATAGTTATGGAGCTCAAGTGGTTATCCTGAATGAAGAAGGAAAAGTTGAAAAAGTAGTTGCAGCATATGATATTGGAACACCTGTTAATATTCAGTCTGTTGAAGGGCAGATTGAAGGTGGTATTGTTATGGGATTAGGTTATGCGTTGACAGAAGAATTTAAAGTTGAAGGAAGTTACCCTAAGACAAAACTAGGTACACTAGGACTTATGAGAGCAACGGAATCTCCTGAGCTCGATGTAATTCTTGTACAAAGCAAAAATAAAATTCCAGAAACTTATGGTGCTAAAGGTTGTGGAGAACTATGTCTGATTCCAACAGCTCCAGCATGTTCACTTGCTTATTACAGATTAGATGGAAAGTTTCGAGCTCAGTTGCCGTTAAAAGATACATTTTATAAAAAACAGAAATAAATAATATAGATATTGTAATTATAAATGTTCAATTTTCAATGCTCAATTAATGACGATGATCAGAGTTTTAAATAATTTGCAGTGAATTGTAGATTATAAAATACAGTATATATAAGGAGTAGATAGCATGAAAACTAATGGCGTTATTCTGGCTGCAGGTTTATCTAGCCGTATGAAAGCATTTAAACCACTCTTAAAATTGAAAGAAAAAACCATAATTGAATATAGTATTGATAGTATGTTTAATGCTGGAGTAAATCAAATTGTGATGGTATTAGGATTTCATGCTGAAGAAATTGAAACTCTACTACGTAATAAATATGATTGTTCACGAGTATCATTTATATATAATGAAAAATATGCTGAAACCGATATGTTTGCATCTGTTAAGCTTGGAATTTCAGCCTTGGATACTTGTGATGCCTTTTATCTTCTCCCAGGTGATATGCCAGCCATTCAAACCAAAACTTTTCTTATGGTGAAAGAGTGTTTAGGCAGGACTGGAGCTATGGTGGCTTTTCCAACTATTAATGACCATAGAAAACATCCACCTTTGATTTCGTGGAAATGCATAGATTTTATTCTCAAGTTTCATGGAGATGGCGGTCTTAGAAGCTTATGGAATGAGCTTGAAACTCAAATAGTAACAGTTCCTGTTGAGGATTTTGGATGTTCGATAGATGCAGATACAAAGGAAGATTACAGTAGGTTAGTTCATTACATGGAGAGTTGAAATATATTTGCAAAACTACATTAAGTCATTATCTATAGAGTTTTGCAAAAGACTAATTAATAAAATATATAGGAGGCACTTTATATGGAAAAAATAAGTGGATATGTAAAGAAAAAGGATCATGAAGATAAAATAAGAGGTAGTGCTATTTACGTGGA is a window encoding:
- the xdh gene encoding selenium-dependent xanthine dehydrogenase produces the protein MFILNINGKDQVSEGDKYLLSFLRDDLRITSVKDGCSEGACGACTVLVDGKKVKACIQKVSKFVGKKILTVEGLSSREKEVYEHCFAEAGAVQCGFCIPGMVISAKSLLDVNLNPTRTDVKKAINGNLCRCTGYKKIEEAILMAAEYFRDNIKIPSGPTKLKMAQKFKRVDAAEKINGTGIFVDDIQIPGMLYVKAVRSKYPRAIVNKIDISKAETHPDCARILIAKDVPNNVIGHIKQDWDVMIAEGDTTRYVGDALALVATYHKDKLDEVCQLVEVNYTELEPITCPTDALKADAPLIHADGNIMSRDILRRGNANEAIKNSKYVVTRKYKTPFQEHGFMEPECAIAMPEGEDGILLYSGSQSVYDEQREISNMLKIPIEKVHCQSKLVGGGFGGKEDMSVQHHAALMAWYTKKPCKVKFSRQESLDYHTKRHPMEMEFTTACDENGYLTAMKGIIIADTGAYASLGGPVLQRACTHAPGPYNYQNIDILGMSVYTNNVVAGAFRGFGVIQSCFAIENNINLLAEMVGISPWEIRYRNAIRPGEVLPNGQIADESVAMAECLEAVKEVYESSPYAGIAISFKNSGTGVGNKDIGRCILSIEDGKVHIRTSAACMGQGIATMCTTVLCETTGLDPALIIHERPDTVRTPNSGTSTASRQTVVTGESVRRASEKLKIELDKGLKLDDLEGKEFYGEYSAKTDPMGSKKENPISHVSYSYGAQVVILNEEGKVEKVVAAYDIGTPVNIQSVEGQIEGGIVMGLGYALTEEFKVEGSYPKTKLGTLGLMRATESPELDVILVQSKNKIPETYGAKGCGELCLIPTAPACSLAYYRLDGKFRAQLPLKDTFYKKQK
- a CDS encoding nucleotidyltransferase family protein, whose translation is MKTNGVILAAGLSSRMKAFKPLLKLKEKTIIEYSIDSMFNAGVNQIVMVLGFHAEEIETLLRNKYDCSRVSFIYNEKYAETDMFASVKLGISALDTCDAFYLLPGDMPAIQTKTFLMVKECLGRTGAMVAFPTINDHRKHPPLISWKCIDFILKFHGDGGLRSLWNELETQIVTVPVEDFGCSIDADTKEDYSRLVHYMES